DNA from Krasilnikovia cinnamomea:
ACCGCACGGCCGTGGCCACCAGGTTGGCCACCACGAGGACGGCCACCTCGACCGCCCGCGACGCCCCGCCGGTCACCGAGTCCAGCACCGCCAGGGCGCCGCTGGTCAGCCCCAGCCCAACCGCGAAGACCAGCAGCCCCTGCGCCTGGTGCCGCCACGCCCGCCGGGTGCCGCGCACCCCGAACGTCAGCCGCCGGTTCGCCGCCGTGTTGGCCACCGCCGTCACCAGCAGCGCGACGAGGTTCGCGGCCTGCGGCCCGACCCCCACCCGCAGCAGCGCGTACAGCACCAGGTACGCGCACGTACTGGCGACGCCGACCGCGGCGAAGCGCAGCAGTTGGCCCGCCAGTCCCGCCGGGACACCCGCGACCGGCAGCGGATTGCGGCCCAGCTGTTCGCGCAGTGTGGCCACCGGCAGCCGCCCCGACGCCAGCCCGCGACCCAGCCGGACGATGCCCGTGAGGTCGGCGATCGCGGTGGCCACGATGTCCACCCGGCTGTCCGGATCGTCCACCCAGTCCACCGGCACCTCATGGATGCGCAGCCCCGAACGCTCGGCCAGCACCAGCATCTCCGTGTCGAAGAACCAGCCGGTGTCCTCGACCAGCGGCAGCAGCCGCTCGGCGACGTCCGCGCGGATAGCCTTGAAACCGCACTGGGCGTCGGAGAACCGGGCCGCCAGGGTGCCGCGCAGCAACAGGTTGTAGCCGCGGGAGATGAACTCGCGCTTGGCGCCGCGCACCACGCGGGAACCCCGGGACAGCCGGGAGCCGATGGCCAGGTCCGAGTGGCCCGAGATCAGCGGCGCGACCAGCGGCAGCAGCGCGGCCAGGTCGGTGGACAGGTCCACGTCCATGTACGCCAGCACCGCGGCGTCCGACCGGGTCCACACGTGCTTCAACGCCCGCCCGCGGCCCTTCTCGGCCAGCCGTACGGCGACGATGTCCGGCAACTCGGCGGCCAGGCGGGCGGCCACCTCCGCGGTGGTGTCGGTGCTGGCGTTGTCCGCGATCGTGATCCGGAACCGGTACGGGAACTGGTCGGCGAGGTGCGCGTGCAGGCGGCGTACGCACGGCTCCAGGTCGATCTCCTCGTTGTAGACGGGGACGACCACGTCGAGTACGGGTGTGGTCAGCGGCGTGGAGGTGGCCGCGGCGGAGGGAAGCGTCGAAAGGCTCATGCCTGAACGGTCGACCCCGGTGCTTTGCCCCGAGTGTGCCGATGCTGTGCCCGCCCTGTGAGTGCCTCGCACCCGCCGGTCGGTGTTTTGGTTGTGCTGGTCGGTTACCGCCTGCGCACCGTCCACATCGGTCGTGGACACGCCGCGCAGGCGGCTCCCGGCGAGGGGAGCCGCCTGCGGGCGGGTGTGGTGTTCGGTCACCGCGTCGTGGTGGGCGCGGTGAGGTCGTACACGGTGGTGTTGCCCACGGTTCGGGCGGTGAAGTTGGCGGCCACCCACTCGGCGATCTGGAAGCTTGCGCGGCTGCCGCCGTTCTGCCCGCCGCCGGGCCCAGCGCCCGGCATCCCGGCCGGGGCGCCACCCTGGCTGCCGGTCGTGGTGCTGCCGGTCGTGGTGCCGCCGGTTGTGGTGCCGGGGGGTGCGGTGCCGGGGGGTGCGGCGAAGCCGAGGCCGCCGAAGCCGCCGCCACCGATGAAGTAGTGGATCTTTCCCTCGCGGACGTACTGCTGGAACTGGGCCAGGGTGGGTGAGGGGTCGCTGCCGTTGAAGCCGCCGACCGGCATGACCGGCTTTCCGGTCGCGAGCTGGTAGCCCGAGGCGCTCTGCGAGCCGACGGCCGCGGCCACCCAGGTGTAGGAGTCCGCGTCGGCTTCCAGTAGCGCCTTCATCTCGGCACTGACGGTCGCCGCGTCGAGGAGGCCGCCACCGCGCATCCCGCCACCGGGGAACCCGCCGGTGTTTCCGCCCTGCTGGCCCGTCGCGCCAGGCGTGGACCCTGTTCCGTTGGGCATTCCGCCCGGGAACCCACCCGGCCCACCGGGGAATCCACCCGGCCCACCGGGGAAGCCCGGGAACCCACCGGTCGCGCCGGAAGCGTTCCCACCTGGTGCGGTGCTGCCGGGTGCGGTGCTGCCGGGTGCGGTGCTGCCGGGTGCGGTGCTGCCGGGTGCGGTGCCGCCGGGTGCGGTGCCGCCTGGTGCGGTGCCGCCGGGGAAGGTCCGGCCAGCCCGGCGCCCGTCGCCCCCCGGTCCACCGAAGCCGCCACCGGCTACCGCCGGTCCGGCCGACGGGATCGACCCGGTGTGCGCCTGCCCGGCGGTCTGCACTGCGTACGCAGCGGGCCCGGCCAGGACCGCGGCCAGCGCCAATCCCGCGCTGAGTGCCGCCGCCCGCGGACCCAGGCGCAGCGAAGCGCCAAGGACCAGGACCGCCGCCGCCAGGCCGCCGACCAGCACCACGGGACGCAACCAGGGCAGGAAGTCCGCGCTGCGACCCAGCAGCACGTACGACCACCAGGTGGTCACCGCGATCGCCGCCGACAGTGTCAACGCGGCCAGCCAGTGCCGCCGGACCCGCCACAGCAGCACCGAACCCATGCCCACGACCGCACCGACGGCCGGAGCCAGCGCGACCGTGTAGTACGCGTGGAAGATGCCCTGCATGAGGCTGAAAACCAGGCCCGTGCCGAGCAGCCAGCCACCCCACAGGATCAGCCCGGCGCGGCGCCGGTCCGTACGGCCCGCGCGGGCCGTCAGCACCAGCCCGGCGACGAGCACGATCAGCGCCGCCGGCAGCAGCCAGGAGATCTGCCCGCCCTGCTCGGCGTCGAACATGCGCAGCAGCCCGGTCTGCCCCCAGCCACCGCCGCCCGGCCGGCCGCCACCGCCGACACTGCCGGTCTCGTTGCCGCTCAACCGGCCCAACCCGTTGTAGCCCAGGGTCAGTTCGAGCAGGCTGTTGTTCTGCGACCCGCCGATGTAGGGACGCATCGAGGCGGGCACCAGCTCCACGATGGCGATGTACCAGCCCGCCGACACGACCACGGCGAGCCCGGCCAGCAGCAGCTGCCAGATCCGCTTGCCCAGCTTCGGCGGCCCGGCGATCAGATACGCCAGCGCGTACGCGGGAACCACCAGCAGGGCCTGCAGCATCTTGGTGAGGAAGCCGAAGCCGACCAGGACGCCCGCCAGCACCAGCCACCGGGTCGCGCCCCGCTCGATCGCCCGCACGGTCGCGTACGCCCCGGCCACCATCAGCAGCACGAGCAGCGCGTCGGGATTGTTGAACCGGAACATCAGCACGGCCACCGGTGTCAGCGCGGCCACCGCCCCGGCGATCAGGCCCGCCGCCGCGCCGAACCAGCGCCGCACGGTGGCGAACAGCAGGCCCACCGTGGCGACACCCATCAGCGCCTGCGGGACGAGCAGGCTCCACGCGTTCAGGCCGAACAGGCGCACCGACAGCGCCATCACCCAGAGCGACGCGGGCGTCTTGTCGACCGTGATCGAGTTCGCCGCGTCGGACGAGCCGTAGAAGAACGCCTTCCAGCTGACCGAGCCCGCCTGGACGGCGGCGGAGTAGAACGCGTTCGCCCAGCCCGACGCGCCAAGTCCCCACAGGTAGAGCACCGCGGTGACGGCGAGCAGGGCGAGCAGGGCGGGCCGGGCCCAGGCCGGGTCGGTGGCGGGGCCGCGCAGGAACGCCGACCACCGGGAGCGGTGACGGTCCGTCGGGGGCGGCGGCGCGGACTCCACCGGCGCCGCCATCGGCGGTACGGGCAACGTCGAGGTCATCGGGAATCCTTCGGGACGGTGTCGGATGCGTACCCGATGACTCTCGGGCCGTGCCCTGTCCCGCCCTTGTGGCCTCTCTATGCGCCCGCTGTGAGTCCTGCCGGCCCGCTTGTCGGGCGCGGCCCCCGGGCCTCGGCGAGCCGCGACCGCATCCACGGGTAGGGATCGGTGACGGGCCGCCGCCGCCGGCGGCACTCCGCGCGCAGGTCACGCAGCGGCTCCCCGGCCGTGTAGTACCGGCCCCGGGTCTCACCCTGTGCGTGCAGGAGCCCCAGCTCGGCCAGCCGGCCGAGGTCATCATCGGATGTTGAAGAGTTCGGGTCAGCACCTGACCCGAACTCCTCAAGATCTGTGAGGCTCACACCGTGAGTCCCTCCCGGAGCGTCCTCGGCCGCCATACTCCTCGATGCTGTTGGATTCGCGTAGGAGGCGCTCGAGATCGCCCGACGGACCGGATCGGGCGTCGTTGGACGGCGGCTGCAAGCGCTGGCCAGTGCCGGGAACACCCGCAGACTGAGCAGGGAACAGCGAGGCCGTTTCGTGGCCATTTGTTGGATCGCGCAGATATACAAGCACTTCCCTGACCCCAAGCCGGCTTACGTGGCGGACTGGAGCGAGCTGCCTCCGTGGCAGCAGGAGACCGACGCCGACATCTTCGAACGGATCGAGCAGTCGGCATCGACGCCCGGCTGATCAGGAGCCGCCCGCCGTGGCGATCATGGGGTGCCGTTCCGCGCCGGTGGCTGCGGCAGCGACCCATGATCACCGTGGCGGGGGAGGCAGGTCAGACCGTGCGGCGCTTGGCGGCGGCCTGGGCGAGGCGCTCCAGGACGGCGACGGTGGGGTCCCAGCCCATGCAGGCGTCCGTGACCGATTGGCCGTACGTCAGGTCGCCGCCCAGGTCCTGACGGCCGGGGACGAGGAAGCTCTCCAGCATCACCCCGGCGATGCCGTGCTGCCCCGCCTCCATCTGGGCGGCCACGTCGTCGGCGACCAGTGGCTGGCGCAGGTGGTCCTTGCTGCTGTTGCCGTGCGAGCAGTCGATGACCAGCCGCTCCGGCAGCCCGGCCTTGGCCAGCAACTTCAACGCGGCGGCCACGTCGGCGGCGCCGTAGTTGGGCTTGCCGCCGCCACCGCGCAACACCAGGTGGCAGTCCGGGTTGCCCCGGGTGTGCAGGATCGCCGGGGTGCCCGAGTAGTCGATGCCGGGGAAGACGTGCGACACGGCCGCCGCGTTGATCGCGTCGATGGCGGTGGAGATGCTGCCGTCGGGGCGGTTCTTCATGCCGATCGGCATGGACAGGCCCGAGGCGAGCTGCCGGTGCACCTGCGACTCCACCGTACGGGCGCCGATCGCGCCCCAGGCCACCGTGTCCGCGATGTACTGCGGGGTGATCGGGTCGAGGAACTCCACCGCCACGGGCAGCCCGTGCCGGACCACCTCCAGCAGCAGTGACCGGGCGACCCGCAGGCCGGTGCCGACGTCGCCGGTGCCGTCCAGCGCCGGGTCGTTGATCAGGCCCTTCCAGCCGACCGTGGAGCGGGGCTTCTCGAAGTACACCCGCATGACGATCAGCAGGTCGTCGGCGAGGCGGGTGGCCTGCTCGCGCAGGCGGTCCGCGTACTCGCGGGCGGCGTTCGGGTCGTGCACCGAGCAGGGGCCGACCACGACCAGCAGGCGCTGGTCCCGGCCCTCGACGATCGCCTCGACCTGGCGGCGGCTGTCCAGCACGGTGTCGTGCAGCTCGGCGACCAACGGCAGCTCGTGGTGCAGCAGCGCCGGGCTCATCAGCGGCACGACCTTCTCGATGCGCTGGTCCCGGACCCGCTGCACCTCGGGGATGGTCACGACAGTCTTCCTTCCGCCGGGCGCTCGTGGGGCCGGCGCCCCGAGCGCGAGCCGGCATGCTCGTCACAAACGAAAAGGCAGCGACGTGGTCGCTGCCTCGGCCGGCTCTGGCGGGTGTCTCAGGTCATGGGGTCATGGCCGAGGCACCGGCGGGAGCCGGCCTCGTAAACCACGAATACCAACGCGACACGTCGCACAGCATAGCCGCTGCCCGCCGTCACCGGGGGGTGTGGCCGGTCACGTGGGGTCCGGGCAGTCCGCCGCGCCGGTGGTGGGCAGCCGGACCGTGAACTCGGTGCGGCCGGGCTCGCTGCGCACCGACACCGTGCCGCCGTGCGCGGTCACCACCGCGTACACGATCGACAGGCCCAGGCCGGTGCTGCCCGCCGCCCGCGAACGGGAGCTGTCCCCCCGGGCGAAGCGCTCGAAGATGTGCGGCTGCAGCTCGGCCGGGATGCCCGGGCCGCTGTCGGTCACCCGCAGCACGGCCGCGTCGGGGGTCGCGCTCACCGCGACGGTCACGGTGGTGCCCTCGGGGGTGTGCGTACGGGCGTTGGCCAGCAGATTGGCCAGCACCTGGTGTAGCCGGGCGGAGTCGCCGAGCACCGTGACCGGTTCGTCGGGCACCTCCAGCCGCCAGTCGTGGCGGGGCCCGGCGGCGTGGGCGTCGCTGACCGCGTCCACCACCAGGGCGGTGACGTCCACCGGGTCGTGGGCCAGGGGACGGCCCGCGTCGAGGCGGGCCAGCAGCAGCAGATCCTCGACCAGCGTGGTCATCCGCTGCGCCTCGGATTCGACCCGGCGCAGGACGTGACCCACCTCCTCCGGTACGGGTTCCCCGCTGCGGCGGCTCAGCTCCGCGTACCCCCGGATCGCGGCCAGGGGGGTGCGCAGCTCGTGGCTGGCGTCCGCGACGAACTGGCGTACCTGCATCTCGCTGGCGTGCCGGGCCGCCAGGGCGTTGCCGACGTGATCCAGCATCCGGTTCAGTGCGGCGCCGACCCGGCCCACCTCGGTACGCGGGTCGGTGTCGCCCTCGGGAACGCGCTGGGCCAGTTCCACCTCGCCCCGGTCCAGCCGCTGCTCGGAGACCCGGGTGGCGGTGGCCGCCATCCGCTCCAGCGGGCGCAGGTTGCGCCGCACGATGATGGCGCCGGCCCACCCGGCGGCCAGCAGCGCCGCGAGCACCGCCACGGCCGTGACGGCGGCGACCGTGAGCAGCGTCTCCTGGGTGTCGGCCAGGGGCAGCCCGGTGACGATCGCCCCGCCCGGGGTCGGCACGGACACGACCCGGTACGCGCCGAGGCCGTCCAGGTGGACCGAGGTCGGGGTCGCGTCCGCGGGGACCTGGGCGAGGGCGGCCTGCGCCGGCGACGGCAGTGGCGCGTACTCGCCGAACAGCGGGGACCCGCTGACGCCGGTGCTGAACGGCGGGTACTCCACGCGGCCGCCCCCGGCGACCGTGTAGCCGCCGGACCCGGGCGTGGGGCCCGGGGCGGGGGCGGCGAGCACGAGGACGATCGAGCCGGGTGGCGCGCCCGGAGGCGGCAGAGTGGACCAGCGCTCGACGGGGTCCACGGCGCCGTCGCGGACGGGCGGCCCGCCGAGCGCGCGTTGCGCCGCCTCGTGGAGCTGGGCGTCGACCTGGTCGTACAGGATCTTGTGCAGGAAGACCTGCGCGGTGGCGCCGACCACGAGGCCGAGCACCGTCAGCAGGCCGATCATGACGGCGACCAGCCGGGCCCGCAGGGACCAGCCGGGCGGGTAGCGCCAGCGCGCCGCCGTCACCTCAGGCGGCGGGCTTGAGGACATAGCCCGCTCCACGCATGGTGTGGATCATCGGGTCGCGGCCCGCGTCGATCTTCTTGCGCAGGTAGGAGATGTACAGCTCGACGACGTTGGCCTGGCCCCCGAAGTCGTAGTTCCAGACCCGGTCCAGGATCTGGCTCTTGCTGAGCACCCGGCGCGGGTTGCGCATCAGGTAGCGGAGCAGCTCGAACTCCGTGGCCGTGAGGTTGACCAGGTCGCCGCCGCGGCGTACCTCGTGGCTGTCCTCGTCCAGGGTGAGGTCGCCGACGACCAGCTGCGAGTCGGCGCGCAGTGCGGCGCGGCCGCTGCGCCGCATCAGCGCGCGCAGCCGCGCCACGACCTCCTCCAGGCTGAACGGCTTGGTGACGTAGTCGTCGCCGCCCGCGGTGAGCCCGGTGATCCGGTCCTCGACGGCGTCCTTGGCGGTCAGGAACAGCACCGGCACGTCGGGGGACTCCCCGCGCAGCCGGCGCAGCACCTCCAGGCCGTCGATGTCGGGGAGCATGATGTCCAGGACGACGGCATCCGGGCGGAAGTCGCGCGCGGTGCGCACCGCGGTCGTGCCGTCCCCCGCGCTGCGCACCTCCCAGCCCTCATAGCGCAGGGCCATCGAGAGCAACTCGGCCAGCGTGGGCTCGTCGTCGACCACCATGACCCGGACCGGGCCACCGTCGGCGCGGCGCAGCTCGGTTCCGGCGTTCGCCATCGTCATGCCCCCACTGTCGGCGGCGCCGCTGTGCGCGGTCTTTCGGGTCCCTGTGTAGCACCTGTGGGTTGCCGGTCCCGGGCGCCGCACGGGCCGGAACACTCGCCGTACGCCCGATGTTGTGCCAGCGTTGAAACTTCGGCGACGCGAACGTGGGGAGCATCGGCGTGGACCTTCTCGACGAGTACCGCAGAGCGACCTTCGCCTTCGAGTCCGGCGACCCGGCCGGGGCCGCCCGCCTGCTCGAACCGATCCTGGCGGCGGAGCCGCACAACGCGGCCGTACGCCAGCTGCTGGCCCGCGCGTACTTCAACTCGGCGCAGCTGGCCGGGGCGGAGGCGCAGTTACGGGTCCTGATCGAGCGTGATCCGTCCGACCATTACGCGCACCACGTGCTCGGCCGCACCCTGGAACGGGCGGGCCGGTTCTCCGAGGCGCTGCCGCACCTGCGGCTGGCTGCCGCGATGAAGCAGCACGACGACTACGCCGAGGCGCTGCGCCGGGTGCAGATGTGGGTGGGCAAGCACGGCGGCCGCGCCGCTGGTGCCGCGTAGGCCGCCGGGCAACGCAGGCACGTGCGCATAGGATCGGAACGTGAAGCTGAAGCTGGACCTGCACGACATCTTCAACAAGGGGACCGAGATCGACCGCGCCCTGCGCGGCATCATCGACGAGGCCATCCAGAAGAAGGCGACGCTGGTCGAGATCATCCCCGGTAAGGGGTCCGGCCAGCTGAAGAAGAAGGTGCTGCGGTTCCTCGACCAGAAGGAGATCAAGCAGCTCTACCACCGGGTCGAGAAGGACGGCGACAACTGGGGCCGCCTGTTCGTGCACTTCCGCTTCGACTCCCCGGGCGGGCGCGGCCGCCGCGGCCGCTGACCCGTCACACCGTCACCGTACGGGCCACCGCCACCAGCTCCGAGGTGTGTGAGCCGACGACACCCACGTCGCCGGGGCGGGGGTGGAACCCCGGCAGGCCGGTCAGCCCGTCCGAGCCGTCCATCACCCGCAGCGTCACCGGGCCGGTCGCCCGTACGGTCAGGGTGGCCTCGATGCCCGTGCGCGGGGGCGCATGGAAGACCAGCCCGAATCCCCACCGGCCCTCGGCGGGATGATCCACCGGCAGGGCCCGGCCGGCGATGGTGGCGGCGGTGACCTCCGTCGCGGAGCCCACGTGCAGGGTGACCAGCCGGACCGGGCGCTGCGGCACGAGACGCACCCGCAAGGTACGGGTGTCACCCGCCCGGGTGTCGGACATCACGGTCAGCCGGGGGGCGGGCAGGTCCGCGGCGGGCGCGGGGCCGCTGAGCAGCCGCACCGAGCCGAGGCCGGGCAGGTTGTCGGCCACGGTCGCCGGGTCACCGGAGACGTGCCGCCCCGTCCAGCCGCGCGGGGCGGACTCTCGGCTGAGCCAGCGGGCCTGGCCGGTGTCGGCGTCCAGCGCGTACATGAGGTGGGTCGGTGCCGGGTGCGCGGCGTCGAACCGGTCGACCGCCAGCCCGGCCGCCGCACACGCCAGGGTGGCGACGGCCGCCACCAGCGCGGGCAGCGCGGCACGGCGCCGGAAGATACCGGCGACCCGCTCCCGGGCTGTGCCGCGTGGGGTCGCCTCGGCCGGGGGCGGGACGGGTGGGTGCAGCAGGTCGAGGATGGGCAGGAGGGCGAGGCCGAGCAGTGCCGCCATGAACGCCGCCACCCCCGAGGTGACCAGGCCCAGCGCGGGGAACAGCAATATCACCGCCGGCAGCAGCACCACCACGGCGACGGCGGCACCCGCGACCAGCGCCGCCACCGCGGCCCAGGCGGGCCGCAGCAGGATCGCGGCGAGCCCGGCGACGGCACCGGCCAGGGCGGGCAGCGCGGTCAGGTACGCCCCGCCCGGCGCCACCGCGGCCAGCACCAGTCCCAGCGCCGCCAGCCAGCCGAAACCGCCCACGGCCAGGGCGGCCGGGCCGACCCGGCGGCGCAGGGACGCGTACCAGGCGAGGGTGACGGTGGCGGTCAGCGCGAGCACCGCCAGGCGAAACCACAGTGGCCGGTACGGGTCGATGGGCAGCGCGGCGTACCCGGGGCGGATCAGGGTCAGGGCCGACCAGAACAGCTGGGCCAGCACCGGGGCGAGCAGCAGCGGCAGCGGCGCGAGGGCGGCACCGGCCGCCAGGGCGCGGCCCGAGGCGAGGCCGCGACGGCCGACCAGCCACCCGAGGGCCCCGGGGGCCAGCGCAGCCAGCACCGCCAGCGGCCTGGTCAGCCAGCCGGGATAGGTGACCAGGGCGCCGAACGCGGGAAAGTACGTGGCGTCCCCGCCCGCGCGCAGCCCGCCGAGGTCCCGGTCACCCAGGTCGCGGGCCAGGGCGAGCGCGTTGTCGCCGTGCTGTTGCAGGCTCGCGGTGTCCACCGTCGCCGGGACGTCCGTCGGCGCGTGATAGACCGCCGCACCGTCGATGTACGCGCTGTTCAGCCCGGCGAAGCCCGCCTCCCGGAATGCCGTGAAGTCGGTGTCGTTGGGCAGCAGCCGGTAGATCTCCACCGCGAACGACGTACCGACCGGGTGCGGGGCCCGCGCGTACGCGGCGACCAGGCGGGCGTTGTCCGCCGAGGTCTCGAACATGATCACCGGACCGGTGCTGCCCCGCGCCTCCAGGTTCAGCGCCACTCCGCCGCCACGGGCCAGCGGATGCTGGTCGACGAACGCCCGCGCGCCGCACAGGCACGCCTCCTCGGCGTCCGTCAGTACCAGCACCACGTCGTTGCGCGGGCGGGGACCCGCGAGCAGCGCCCGGGCGGTCTCCAGCACGGTGGCCACCCCGGCGGCGTCGTCGTTGCCGCCCGGCCCGGTCTGGATGGAGTCGTAGTGCGCGACCAGGTAGATCCGGCCGGTCGGCGCGGTGCCGGGCAGCAGCGTCACCACGTTGCGGACCCGGGCCACCCCCACGCCGCCCGCGTCGGCCTCCGGCTCACCACCCTGCACGCTCACCGCGTCCTGCACCTGCGGGGCGAGGCCGAGCCCGCGCAGCGTGTCCACCAATCGGGTAAGGACGCGGTCGTTCGCGGCGCTGCCGGCCACGTGCGGCTCGACCGCGATCGCCCGGACGAGGCCGGACGCGCGCCCCGCGCTGAACGCCCCGGGGTCGGCGTCCGCCGGGCGTGGGCCGGGCGGGCGCAGCCCCAGGACCACGGCCGCGCCGACCGCGACCAGCGCGGCCGCCGCCGCGAACCCGGCCAGTACCCGGTGACCTGGGTGTACCAGCGAGCGTTCGGGAGGCAGTCGCATGACAACCATCTAATCGAACATGAGTGGCGACGGGTACCCGATGGATCTCCCGGGCGCGTGACATAGCGTGGACGCGTGACCGAGCCACTCGACCCCACCGCCGTGCTCGCGGATTTCATCGACCGGGTGGCCCACTTCGACCCCGCTCCGGACGCCGCACCGGTCGCCGTGCTGGGCGTGCGTACCGCGCTGGGTGAGGGCACCTTCGCCGTGGGTGATCATGTGGTGCGGGCGATGTGCCGGGCGCTGGCCTCGTACCGGGACCCCGCCGACCACGGCACCTGCAGCCAGTGCGGCAGCCGCCGCCTCGACGAGAATTTGCACTGCCGTGAATGTGGACAACTGCACGGAATTCTGGGCGAGGTGATCGCCCGGCACGCGCTCCGGGTCGCCCAGGAAGCCACCGTCGCCGACCCCACGGCCACGGACCCCGGGAAAGCCGCGGCCATGGACGCCCAGACCGTGGACGCCAGCACCGTGGACGCCAGCACCGTGGGCGAACCGAGACCGTGACGGCCGCCCGCCCTGTGCCCGCTGGTGCGGCCGCTCGTTCCCCGGAGCGGCTGCGCGTCCTGCTCGTCGAGGACGACGAAGGCGACGCGTACCTGGTGCGTGAGCTGCTCAGCGAGGCCGACTCCGCGTTCGACCTGCAGGTGGCGACCACCCTGGGCCAGGCGCGGGATCTGATGGCGGGTATCCACTGCGTGCTGCTGGACCTCGGGCTGCCGGACGCCGAGGGCATCGACGGGCTGCGCAAGCTGCTGGCGGTCGCGGGCCACGCGGCCGTCTGCGTCCTGACCGGTCGCAGCGACGAGCACCTGGGGGTCGCCGCGGTCGCCGAAGGCGCCCAGGACTACCTGGTGAAGGGCCAGGTGGACGGCGTCCTGCTGAGCCGGGCGCTGCGGTACGCGGTCGAGCGCAAGCGCGCCGACGAGAACACCCGGCGGTTGCGCGAGGCGGAACTGCGCCAGGCCGAGTCGGCCCGGCTGGAACGGGGTCTGCTGCCGCAGCCGCTGATGGACACCACCGAGGTCGCGGTGCACACGTTCTACCGCTCCGGGCGGGCGCTGGGCCTGCTCGGCGGCGACTTCTTCGACGTCGTCCAGGTGGGCGAGGACCGGCTGCACGT
Protein-coding regions in this window:
- a CDS encoding M28 family peptidase, producing the protein MRLPPERSLVHPGHRVLAGFAAAAALVAVGAAVVLGLRPPGPRPADADPGAFSAGRASGLVRAIAVEPHVAGSAANDRVLTRLVDTLRGLGLAPQVQDAVSVQGGEPEADAGGVGVARVRNVVTLLPGTAPTGRIYLVAHYDSIQTGPGGNDDAAGVATVLETARALLAGPRPRNDVVLVLTDAEEACLCGARAFVDQHPLARGGGVALNLEARGSTGPVIMFETSADNARLVAAYARAPHPVGTSFAVEIYRLLPNDTDFTAFREAGFAGLNSAYIDGAAVYHAPTDVPATVDTASLQQHGDNALALARDLGDRDLGGLRAGGDATYFPAFGALVTYPGWLTRPLAVLAALAPGALGWLVGRRGLASGRALAAGAALAPLPLLLAPVLAQLFWSALTLIRPGYAALPIDPYRPLWFRLAVLALTATVTLAWYASLRRRVGPAALAVGGFGWLAALGLVLAAVAPGGAYLTALPALAGAVAGLAAILLRPAWAAVAALVAGAAVAVVVLLPAVILLFPALGLVTSGVAAFMAALLGLALLPILDLLHPPVPPPAEATPRGTARERVAGIFRRRAALPALVAAVATLACAAAGLAVDRFDAAHPAPTHLMYALDADTGQARWLSRESAPRGWTGRHVSGDPATVADNLPGLGSVRLLSGPAPAADLPAPRLTVMSDTRAGDTRTLRVRLVPQRPVRLVTLHVGSATEVTAATIAGRALPVDHPAEGRWGFGLVFHAPPRTGIEATLTVRATGPVTLRVMDGSDGLTGLPGFHPRPGDVGVVGSHTSELVAVARTVTV
- a CDS encoding PP2C family protein-serine/threonine phosphatase is translated as MTAARPVPAGAAARSPERLRVLLVEDDEGDAYLVRELLSEADSAFDLQVATTLGQARDLMAGIHCVLLDLGLPDAEGIDGLRKLLAVAGHAAVCVLTGRSDEHLGVAAVAEGAQDYLVKGQVDGVLLSRALRYAVERKRADENTRRLREAELRQAESARLERGLLPQPLMDTTEVAVHTFYRSGRALGLLGGDFFDVVQVGEDRLHVIVGDVCGHSVDEAALGVELRVAWRALVLAGVPDGEILGALEQVLMSERRAREIFATVASVVLDLPRNRATVRLAGHPAPILLRGGRAQPVAASRGIVLGVLPTPTPATELDLSGDDWSLLMYTDGLIDGRTGPGDDRLEVPGLCALLDEPDARQVPLPALPAWLVGRAERANGGPLADDVAMLLLSRGGGR